tggctttgtggtggaattgaaCATGATTAAGAATTTCGCTAATGGGCATTAGGAAatattgaaaatgatttgactatattgatttttgaTTAACAGTACTGATGATCTATTTTTTGGATCATAAGTTAGTCATGAAGATTATGAATACTTTTGGGAgatgtagattttctaagaaaataggGATGATACATGATTAATAGTTAGATATGTCAATGGGGtgggtatggggcgggtatggctaaacccaagacccgCCCTATAAAGAAAATTCGGAACCATTACCCGCCCCACCCCGATTAAATATTCTTCGAACCCTCCCCATCCTGTATACGAAATGGGGTCGGGTAGACCCGCCAGACCCatgagacccgaattttttttatatgaaaacagTAATCTTATTATCACATGattgaattatgaaacaaacaagcctctaaatataacacaatagaaaactaattcatatctccgaccacacttaataataacaaacaaagtactttcataacataatgaattacataaaaaaaagagttactagctctccaaaaaaaagtcttgacatctccaaaaataattcataacagaatttaaacagatcaatataaaatcagcgagtaagcatgatttcagacacattcttcaggatcatcttcttcttcatcaagaatggtgggacaagttggtaattacttgaagaattacctacaaaattaaagagagaaagtacattgaaaatataaaactgtaatttaaaaccgtaaaaaaatgtaatttaaagagaaaaagtacagtatcaaaattaaaatgaaagtacaataacaaaataaccTTCCACCTCACCTCACAACCATCTTCGTGAGCACATCAATGCCTCCAAAGTCTTTGGATGAAGCCTACTACGATGAGGATCAACTATTCTTCCACTATTGCAAAAGTAGATTCAGATGCAACAGTTGACACATGAATATCTAAAATATCCTTTGCCATTTTATGTAAATTTGGATATTTGACCCCACTCGCCTTCCACCAACTAAGAATATCAAAATGTTGAGTTCGTGGCAAGACAGTTTCTTCCAAATACATATCCAACTCGGTTAGGGCTTTTGACGCAGCTTGGCTTGAACTTGAAGCCACAAATTTATCATacatatctaaaatattaatatcagatGCATCAATATTAGAAACAGACGAAGTCCCATCAATCCCTGAACCACCACTATTTTCCAATGATTTTTTTGTCTTGGATTGGTAATCCACCAATAAATCACAACAATTTTGTCGAACTTCATCAATTTTAGATTGTGATATTTCATCATAAATTAggggaaaataaaattcaacaaactTCATCTTATATATAGGATCCAATACATTAGCAACCCTCATCATAATATGACAATTATcccaatatttatcaaatttatcatttatatccacatatatggggCGGGTATTATAGAACTCatgacccgccccatacccaGATGGGTCTGAAATATTGGACCCGAGACCCAccccatgacccatttagtatgcccaaacACGCCCCAAACGGGGCGGGTCCATTGCGGGTCTGGGTAAAAcccggacccattgacatctctattaatagttgagttaatttttgagaatttcatataaggaataatgattcgaagactacgatgatctttagaagtataaaaatgtataatttgggattttagGTATTGATGTAAATGTAAGATTGGCTATGTgaattgattttgagtttaataagtttaagattattgaactttatgttacgataaacctataaaatgaaattaagaaCGCCGAGAACTTATGGATAATTGtagaattttgaaattaaggaccaattggataattttcgaGGAAAATAGCAATTAATTTTGCcattgttaagaaatttggggagtgttttagcaataagtgagaattgaatggttaaatgataggaattttcgatgatttaggcaTGAAGGGATAATTAGAACCTTGAAATATCTGGGTTATAATAAGGAATGGTAATCAAGGGCATTATAGTATGATTCAATATTGGgattgaaaatctaagcgttagtggaataatgttgtggcaaattaagaatttagaaTGATATCAATTTAAGATAAATTTGATCAACTAGTTAAGTTATATGATTAGACATTAAGTTAACATATTTTCGGGAACTTATGGTTTGATTCACATGTATAataagttttagtcatgatcttaagagttaaatttaattaggattgaggagacaTAAGAACACCAtaacacttattttatcagagaGACGCAGCGGAAGTGTGGATTATTGGAATACTAAAATTAAGAGtatagactttttaattatcGAGGATCAACGAAATTCGgagacgaaattcaatttaagggagatagattgtaacgtcccaaaatttgaaagtccacgtgaaccaaaTGCATGCAagctatcaaatttcttatgtattttaattaatttatttttaagcatTAATGCATGATTTTAACATATATGTCTAATTATTTGTTCATCAAGATTGCATGATATAAGGCTTTTAGcagtatttcacgctcgaacgaggaatggAGATCGGGacaattaaggaaaaatatttttattaaataattatttttaattatttaatatatggtataattAAGTGATTGtttcgaaaatgggccttggtgAGTATTTTTACTCTACGGGTCATATTTTAGCTGGCGcgcaaaatttagcgagtcgggggactttttgaggactcggacaatattttcaaaaacgtacctaaatgaaatattttttgggagtgtttttgggcttaatgggattattttatttcttaatgggcctaaaatccttttaatctttttatttttaattaaaagcctattagcactaattatattattaagccTACACtcaaccctaaacctaatttcATTACCCTTATTTGGCCGACCCCTCCATAGTATTCAGCAGCAGCTCCCGCTCGAAAAATATAGCAACAGCTTCGAATTTTCTTCAAGCTTTTCAAAAAAATCCTCCGCTTTCGCTCTCGCGCTCCCGTGCACTTTCTACGCGAATAACTTAAGGGTTTCGAGCGTATAATCGCAAATACACGCCTTTATCTCGTTTCTTTGCATCATTCACATCAATATACATTTTTTGTATGTTTTTGCATGAGAATCATTCGATCTATCATGTGGTGTAAGCTTTATACGATTTTTGTCATAAAATATGCCCGAACCATCAAAAAGTCCCTCGAATTGCTAAATTTAGCGTACTGGTTTAAAAATAcgacccgacgagtaaaaatacctaCCAAAGCACAATTTTCAAAATACTCCCTTAAAACACttcataataattaattaaaattaattattcaataaaaatatttttcctaattatctccggtctccgttactcgttcaaacgtgaaatgcaacttaaaaccctaatgcatgaaactttaacaAACCAAGAATTGAAACTacatatttatgaaataaacatgtgtttaatgcattaaaacaatttaataaagtaaaataaatttaataacttgcatatatgtggtttacgtgaaccttcaaattttcgggacattACAATCtatcccccttaaattgaatttcgtccccgaaattcgcttatcctcgctAATCAAAATCTTAGGCTCTAAATcctagtatcccaataatccacgcttccgctgcgccaCTCTGGTAAAATAAGTTTTAGGCTATCCTTAtgtctcctcaatcctaattaaattttcctaccaAAATCCTCGATGCGAATCTCAACTTAAAACGACCCAtggtgacttagttctattcTACTATGGCCTCGAATTTTGACTCATCTCGCAATTTCTCATACTAGAGATGGATGTCCAAACTTATCGCACCTTACTTTTCTTACAATATATCCAAAATATTCATCGACCTATTACATTaacatttatgcagttcaacctaAGAAATATTTCTATCCTCGGTAATACACTTAAAAGTGaaaccttatctcaaccccataataatattagcctaagatccttgaatcgaatctttagcttacggcaccaaacttacgtaacttagctatttacaagtacatcccaaatataaaattgttgtcaatcttaaatttcgagtaTCGATAATCCAAAAAAACCCAAAATACACAATATTTatcttataattaattaaagaaaccTTTCTAGCAtcaattacatgcttaaactatttgcTTCTCAATTAtaatatagttgaggcctaagacacTTGGATCTTTCTCATTGGAACAACTGTCGCATCTTGACGCATCCTCAATGCTTAATTAAtactagcgtataaaacttaatgaGTTCTTCCTTGTTAATGAtggactaactctaataaatcagtTTCACTTATAACTCATAGAATTCTAGAATCtccatatcaaaatttttgatttcttactcgataaaaatctagATGTTCGTTCATTGATAACCTATGTTGAACACAAGTAATTCCATTTTggttttatttcacccaaaattttcGTATAAACGCCTATCCCTTAAACTTGTAATTCACCTACATAACCCAAATAGTCTTTAGATAACACAATTCCAACACACATATCTACTTAATctcaagtttcttaatgactttcaaaaacTCCTCAAGACATGATGTCTATCTCACTTCTTACATGCGTCTTTCAAGTAACCTAACCATCAATCATACCCAGctttctagaaaaatttaactttaacaaaggtataattttagCTCTTAAAATCATGATTAAAACTCATGCTACATTAAACCTTAAGTTCCCAAAAATAAGTCAACTTAATGTCTaatcttataacttaactaattgaTCAATTTTACCTTAAATGGTCATCActctaaattctaaatttgtcACAACATTATTCTACTAACACTTCGATTTTAATGCCCAATATTGATTCATTCTACAATGCCCTTGATTACTATTCCtcataacattataaccaaaatatttcaaagttcTAAATATCCCTTGAAGTCTAAATCTTCGAAAATtcatataatttaaacaattcaattttcacttattgctaaaccatcctcaaatttcttaacaattgcaaaattaattcctAGTTTTCTCGAAAATTATCCACTCGTtctttaaatttcgaaaattcctcaattactcataagttcttggcattccTAATTCTATTTTATAGGTTTTGCGTATCATAATGTTCAATAATCTTAagcttattaaacccaaaatcaattcttataaccaatcttacatttccatcaatacttaaaatcccaaatcaTACATTTTTATGTGTTTTTGCATGAGAATCATTTGATCTATCATGTGGTGTAAGATTTATACGATTTTTGTCATGAAATatgcccgaaccctcaaaaagtcccccgacttgctaaattttgcgtaccggTTTAAAAATACgaccgacgagtaaaaatacccaccaaAGCCCAATTTTCGAAATACTGCcttaaaacacttcatattaattaattaaaattaattattcaataaaaatattttttctaattatcatcggtctccgttactcgttcAAGCgcaaaatgcaacttaaaaccctaatgcatgaaactttaa
The DNA window shown above is from Primulina huaijiensis isolate GDHJ02 chromosome 12, ASM1229523v2, whole genome shotgun sequence and carries:
- the LOC140989392 gene encoding zinc finger BED domain-containing protein DAYSLEEPER-like, whose amino-acid sequence is MGHGVGLGSNISDPSGYGAGHEFYNTRPIYVDINDKFDKYWDNCHIMMRVANVLDPIYKMKFVEFYFPLIYDEISQSKIDEVRQNCCDLLVDYQSKTKKSLENSGGSGIDGTSSVSNIDASDINILDMYDKFVASSSSQAASKALTELDMYLEETVLPRTQHFDILSWWKASGVKYPNLHKMAKDILDIHVSTVASESTFAIVEE